The following are from one region of the Actinopolyspora halophila DSM 43834 genome:
- a CDS encoding hydroxymethylglutaryl-CoA lyase: MNALPTACPEGGLPASVTIYEVGPRDGLQAEKRIIDTSTKVELIRKLAATGLTAVEATSFVSARWVPQLGDASDVLAELDLAGTARHPVLVPNERGMSRALEAGAREIAVFASATESFARSNLGRGVHEVLTALAPVVAEARGRDMPVRGYVSMCFGDPWEGPVPLDAVVAVARRLIDQGCSRISLGETIGVATPGHVKALVVALGAAGVPPSALALHCHDTYGQALANVHAGLQAGVGEFDSSIGGVGGCPFARSATGNLATEDLVWMLRGFGYELGIDLAALVRTGTWLAEHLGRPNPSRAAAALSQSDGRSRSAE, translated from the coding sequence ATGAACGCGTTGCCCACCGCCTGTCCCGAAGGCGGCTTGCCTGCTTCGGTGACCATCTACGAAGTCGGACCTCGGGATGGCCTCCAAGCTGAGAAGCGCATCATCGATACGTCGACCAAGGTCGAACTCATTCGGAAGTTGGCCGCCACGGGCCTGACCGCCGTCGAGGCCACCAGCTTCGTCTCCGCCCGCTGGGTGCCCCAACTCGGAGACGCTTCCGACGTGCTCGCCGAACTCGACCTCGCCGGCACGGCGCGCCACCCCGTGCTGGTGCCCAACGAGCGGGGGATGAGCCGCGCCCTGGAAGCCGGGGCGCGGGAGATCGCCGTGTTCGCCAGCGCCACCGAGAGCTTCGCCCGCAGCAACCTGGGGCGCGGGGTGCACGAGGTCCTGACGGCGCTCGCACCGGTCGTCGCCGAAGCCCGGGGACGCGACATGCCGGTACGCGGCTACGTCTCGATGTGCTTCGGCGACCCGTGGGAGGGACCGGTGCCGCTCGATGCCGTCGTGGCGGTCGCACGGCGGCTGATCGATCAGGGCTGCTCGCGCATCTCGCTGGGCGAGACCATCGGTGTGGCGACTCCGGGCCACGTCAAGGCGCTGGTAGTGGCCCTCGGCGCGGCCGGTGTTCCGCCCTCCGCGCTGGCTCTGCACTGCCATGACACCTACGGGCAGGCGCTAGCCAACGTGCACGCGGGGCTACAGGCCGGCGTTGGGGAATTCGACAGTTCGATCGGCGGCGTGGGTGGTTGCCCGTTCGCCCGGAGCGCGACTGGCAACCTCGCCACCGAAGACCTCGTGTGGATGCTGCGCGGTTTCGGCTACGAGCTCGGGATCGATCTGGCCGCGCTGGTGCGGACCGGCACCTGGCTGGCCGAACACCTGGGCCGGCCGAACCCGTCTCGGGCGGCGGCCGCCTTGAGCCAGTCCGACGGCCGGTCGAGGAGTGCGGAATGA
- a CDS encoding enoyl-CoA hydratase/isomerase family protein has protein sequence MSISLEREGSVAVIRIDRPDKLNALTLAMYDELAAAFVEVRDDAAIAAAVLTGSGGRAFCVGADLGESIPALAEGRFDISQWDGAHQKHTDLHKPVIGAVNGLCLGGGFEILLSTDLRIASEHAEFQLPEPRVGVVPAGGTLVRLTRQIPHAWAMRLLLLSERIGAHDALQYGLLNAVTPPDEVLPTAMEWAERLSKLSGTALGTIKEAVSRLSNLPPEEAFHSEALYGQRAFTSPDADEGLAAFNEARDPVFPSRSSGTDTKNTEN, from the coding sequence ATGAGCATCAGCCTGGAGCGAGAAGGCTCCGTGGCGGTCATCCGGATCGATCGCCCGGACAAGCTCAACGCCCTGACGCTCGCGATGTACGACGAGCTGGCCGCTGCCTTCGTCGAAGTCCGCGACGACGCGGCCATCGCCGCGGCCGTGCTGACCGGCAGCGGTGGTAGAGCCTTCTGCGTCGGTGCGGATCTGGGCGAGTCCATCCCGGCTCTGGCCGAGGGACGGTTCGACATCTCCCAATGGGACGGCGCGCACCAGAAGCACACCGATCTGCACAAGCCCGTCATCGGTGCGGTCAACGGTTTGTGCCTCGGTGGCGGGTTCGAGATCCTGCTGTCCACGGACCTGCGGATCGCTTCGGAACACGCCGAATTCCAGCTTCCCGAACCCCGAGTCGGCGTGGTTCCCGCCGGCGGGACGCTCGTTCGGCTCACGCGCCAGATCCCGCACGCGTGGGCGATGCGTCTGCTGTTGCTCTCGGAACGCATTGGCGCGCACGACGCGCTTCAGTACGGGCTGCTGAATGCCGTGACTCCCCCAGACGAGGTGCTGCCCACCGCGATGGAGTGGGCGGAACGCCTCTCGAAGCTGAGCGGGACTGCTCTGGGCACGATCAAAGAAGCGGTCTCGCGGCTGAGCAATCTCCCACCCGAGGAAGCCTTCCACAGCGAGGCCCTCTACGGGCAGCGGGCCTTCACTTCCCCGGACGCCGATGAGGGGTTGGCAGCATTCAACGAGGCACGCGACCCGGTGTTCCCGTCCCGCAGCTCGGGCACTGACACCAAGAACACCGAGAACTGA
- a CDS encoding CoA transferase subunit A produces MSLDKTVPSADEAVAEIPPGADLAVGGFGVCGVPTTLIDTIAEHGVDRLAVVSNNCGVDDAGLGVLLSAGRLRRVTASYVGENKEFARQYLGGELELELCPQGSLAERLRAGGTGIPAFYTPAGVGTPVAEGSMPWRYGADGAVAVASPPKEVREFDGVQYVLEHAITADYALVRAARGDRWGNLVFARAARNFNPLCAMAGRTTIAEVEELVEVGEIAPDEVHLPGVFVHRVVEADHEDKRVEKRTVRTEAP; encoded by the coding sequence ATGAGCTTGGACAAGACGGTGCCGAGCGCGGACGAGGCCGTGGCCGAGATTCCCCCCGGAGCTGACTTGGCCGTAGGCGGCTTCGGCGTCTGCGGCGTCCCGACCACGCTCATCGACACCATCGCCGAGCACGGGGTCGACCGGTTGGCCGTGGTGTCGAACAACTGCGGTGTGGATGACGCGGGCCTCGGAGTGCTGCTGTCGGCGGGACGGTTGCGACGGGTCACCGCGTCCTACGTCGGCGAGAACAAGGAGTTCGCCCGCCAGTACCTCGGTGGCGAGCTGGAACTCGAACTGTGCCCGCAGGGCAGCTTGGCCGAGCGACTTCGCGCCGGAGGAACGGGCATACCCGCCTTCTACACCCCTGCCGGAGTGGGCACGCCGGTCGCCGAAGGCAGCATGCCGTGGCGTTACGGCGCCGACGGAGCGGTCGCGGTGGCCTCACCGCCGAAGGAAGTGCGCGAGTTCGACGGTGTGCAGTACGTGCTGGAACACGCCATCACCGCGGACTACGCACTCGTTCGCGCGGCGCGCGGGGACCGCTGGGGAAATCTCGTGTTCGCCCGGGCCGCCCGCAACTTCAACCCGTTGTGCGCCATGGCCGGCCGGACCACGATCGCCGAAGTCGAAGAGCTCGTCGAAGTGGGCGAGATCGCCCCGGACGAGGTGCACCTGCCCGGGGTTTTCGTTCACCGGGTCGTCGAGGCCGATCACGAGGACAAGCGCGTCGAGAAACGGACCGTGCGGACGGAGGCCCCCTGA